From Jiangella mangrovi:
TCGCCGGGGGCGCCGCCGACGCCGTCCCGCACACCAACGGCACCGGCCCGGCCACCGACGGCGTGCCCGCCGACGCCGAGGCCCGGGCCGAGGACGAGCGGCGCATGAAGCAGATCCTGCGGGTGTTCCGGCGGCTGCCGAAGCAGGAGCAGGAGGTGCTCGCGCTGTGCGTCTGGGGCGAGCGCACGTTCGCCGAGGCCGCCGTCGCCCTCGGAATCCCCGTCGGTACCGTACGCTCGCGTCTGGCGCGGGCCCGAGCTCACATGGAGCGGCTCACCGAGGCCGCCGCCACCAAGTCCGCGGAGCCGCGATCCGGCCCGCGACCTGAAGGAGCGCACCACTCATGAGTTCCACCGGCATGAACCTCGCCTTCGAGCTCCCGGCACGTCGCGAGCTGCCCGCCGAGCGCCGCGACGCCATCCGTCGCCTGCTCGAGGACACCGTCGCCGGCCGGCCGGCCGCGCGGCGACGCCCGACGCTGCGGCTGGCGCTGTGGCCGGCGGCCGGCCTCGCCGCCGCGGCCGCGGTCACCACCGCGGTCCTCGTCGTGGGTGACTTCGGGACCGGCGGCGAGGAGGTGGCGCACGCCGCCACGCCGCCCGTCCTGGCCGGCGAGCTGGGCATCGGCGCTCCGGCCGAGGCGGAGCTGCAGGCCCTGGCCGCCACGGCCGCCGCCGCTCCGCAGGCGTACGCGGCCGTCGATACGACGGTGTCGACCGAGACCTGGCTGCTGTCGGTGACCGAGACGGCCTCGGACGGCGCACCGGCCGAGGGGCAGGCGCAGGCCGAGGGGCAGGCGCCGGCCGAGGGCCGGGCACCCGCCGAGGGCGCCGCTGCGACCCTGTCCATGAGCGGCACGGCCGCTGTCACCACGGCCGTCGTGCCGGTCCTGCGCGAGCAGCGCCTTCTCGCCGATGGCTCGGTGCACCTGCGCGAGACCCAGGGCGAGGCGCGGTTCCCGACCGCCGAGTGGAGCGCGTCGGACGAGTCCGCCGCGGCGGGCACCGTCCTGCTCGACGAGACCCTCCCGGCCGGTGGCCTCCCGTCGGCCTATCCCGCGCAGCTGGCCACCGACCCAGCCGCCCTGCGCGAGCAGCTGCTGACGGTGTGGCCGCAGGCGACCGACCCCGCCGCGGCACTGTTCCAGGCGCTGCACGAGGTCGGCTCCACCCGCCCGGTCGACGGGCCGGTGCAGGCCGCGGCGCTGACCATGCTGGCGCACGAGCCCGGCGTGGTGGCACTGGGCGCGGCCACGGACCGCCGCGGCCGCGACGCCGTCGCGTTCGCCACCGACAGCGCCGACTCCGGCCTGGACCGCCGCTACGTGCTCCTGGTCGACCCCGCTACCGGGCGCATGCTCGGCTACGAGGAGATCCTGACCGGCGACACCGGCCTGCTGGACGTGAAGTCGCCCGCCGTCACCGCCTACACCGTCTTCCTCTGAGCTCACGCCGGGCTGCAGGTCCAGGCGCTCATGCGGTTGTCGTTGGCGGTGCCGACGTAGGCGCTGGTGCGCCCGGCGCCCATGGTCCACAGCAGGGTGCCGCCGGAGCTGTCGTAGGCGTTGATGCGCTTGTCGAGGTTGCGGTTGGCCCACGACGAGGTGTTGTTGTCGAAGCCCCAGGACGCGGCCGAACCGGAGCAGGTGCTGGAGAACTGGTAGCGCGCGCCGTCCCAGTTCATCGAGGTGTAGAAGCAGTAGTAGTCGACCGGGCACGAGAGGTGCGTGCCACGCGGCTCGACGTCGCTGCCGCGCGCCTGCGCATCGTCGGCGAGGCCGAGCGCCTCGGCGACTTCGTGCCGGACGTTGGCGCCGAGCCCGAGGGGCGCGGCGGCGTCGCCAGGGTTGGGCCAGACCACGACGACCGCGCCGTCGTCCCAGGCCATGGCGTTGTCGGAGACCTGGACGCCGCCCGGCTGCTGCTCGAGCGCCGCCGCCATCTCGGCCGCGAGCGGGCCGGTGGGCGGGTCGTCCGCCGCATCACCGGCGTAGGCGCCGCCCGTCGCCGTCAGCACCGTCGTCGCGGCTCCCACGAGAGTGGCGAGCAGCCGTCGTCCCGTCATGAGGCCTCCTGGGGTGCGGCGTGGCGGCGTTCCGTAGGCTGACCCTCATGACCGACGAGCGACGGGCATGGGGTTTCGGCCTGGCAACGATAGCCGCAGACGGAACGATCTTGGATGTTTGGTACCCATCCCCAGCTCTCGGCAAACCGCCCATCTCCTCCGACGACGCCCACATCGAGCTGCGCGACCTCGAGGGTGAGGACCTCGACCGCGGGGTCCGCCGGACCGTCGTCGAGACCGTCGCCGACCTCGACGCGCCGCCCGCCGACGCCCAGGACGCCTACCTCCGGCTGCACCTGCTGTCGCACCGGCTCGTCCAGCCGCACGGGCTGAACCTCGACGGCGTGTTCGGCGTGCTCAGCAACGTCGTCTGGACCAACCACGGCCCGTGCGCGGTCGACGGCTTCGAGCGCACCCGCGTGCGGCTGCAGCGCCGTGGCCCGGTCACCGTCTACGGCATCGACAAGTTCCCGCGCATGGTCGACTACGTCGTGCCCGCGGGCGTGCGCATCGCCGACGGCGACCGCGTGCGGCTGGGCGCGCACCTGGCCGCCGGTACCACCGTCATGCACGAGGGCTTCGTCAACTTCAACGCCGGCACCCTGGGCTCGTCCATGGTCGAGGGCCGCATCTCGGCGGGCGTCGTCGTCGGCGACGGCTCCGACGTCGGCGGCGGCGCGTCGATCATGGGGACGCTGTCGGGCGGCGGCAAAGAGACCATCACCGTCGGGCAGGGCTGTCTCATCGGCGCCAACGCGGGCATCGGCATCTCGCTCGGCGACGGCTGCGTGGTCGAGGCCGGCTGCTATGTCACCGCCGGCACCAAGGTCGGGCTGCCCGACGGCCGCGTCGTCAAGGCGATGGAGCTGTCCGGGCGCGACGGCCTGCTGTTCCGCCGCAACAGCGTCTCCGGCGCCGTCGAGGCCCTGGCCCGGTCCGGCGACTGGGGCGGGCTGAACGCCGTCCTGCACGCGAACTGACCGGCCCCGGACCACCAGGAACCACCGGCCCGGCCACGGACGTTCTTCCGATCAAATGAGTCGTGCTGCCCGCCTGACGGCGACCATGGGGACCATACTCGCCCTCGGCGGGTGCATCGCCGCGCTCCTCATCTGGTGGGTGGGAGGCGACGACAACCCGCTGCGGTTCCAGCGCAACGACTGCCGCGCCACCGTCGACGGCCGCACCGTGGCGCTCAGCCCCGAGCAGGCCCGGCACGCGGCCACCATCGCCGCCGTCGCCGTGGAGCGCGGCCTGCCCGCCCGTGCCGTCACCATCGCGCTGGCCACGGCGTACCAGGAGTCCGACATCTACAACGTCGACTACGGCGACCGCGACTCCCTGGGCCTGTTCCAGCAGCGGCCGTCGCAAGGCTGGGGCACCCCTGAGCAGGTGCAGGACCCCGTCTATGCCGCGGGCGCGTTCTACGACGCCCTGGTCCGCATCCCCGACTACCGCGACCTCGAGATCACCGTCGCGGCCCAGGAGGTGCAGCGCAGCGCCTACCCGGACGCCTACGCCGACCACGAGGCCGACGCCCGGGTGCTGGCGTCGGCGCTCACCGGCAACTCCGAGGCGACGTTCTCGTGCGCGTACGGGCGTGGCGAGCACGTGGCGCAGACCATGGGCGACGACGGCCTCACCGACCGTGCCCGCGCCGTCCGCGACGAGCTGGCCGGCACGTTCGGCGGCCTCGACATCGGCGGCTTCCAGCCCGGCGGCGTCGACTCCGGGCACGTCGAGGGGTCGGCACACTACGACGGCCGCGCGCTCGACGTCATGTTCGAGCCCTATGACGACGTGGAGGTCAACCGGCGCGGCTGGGCGGTCGCGCACTGGGCCGCCGCCAACGCCCAGGAGCTGGGCATCACGACCATCATCTACGACGAGCGGATATGGTCGGCCCGTCGTTCCGACGAAGGGTGGCGCGCCTACACCCACCCGTCCGGCGACACCACGAACATCACGCTGCGCCATCTGGACCACGTCCACATCGACGTCGCCGAAGGGTCGTGATCAGGGTCGTGAGCATGACGGGAGGTGTCGTCGCCACCCCGCACACGCTGAGCACCCGCGCCGGCGTGCAGATCCTGCAGGCCGGCGGCAACGCCGTCGACGCCGCCATCGCGGCCTGCGCGGTGCAGGGCGTGGTCGCACCCGAGACGTGCGGCATCGGCGGCGACCTGTTCGCGCTGGTGCACCGGCCGGGCGACGCCGCTCCGCTGACGCTGAACGCGTCCGGCCGAGCGGGCTCCGGCGTCGACGCCGCGGCGCTGCGGGCGGCCGGGCACCACGAGATCCCGCGCGGTGACGCCGGGGCCATCCCGGTGCCGGGCTGCGTCGACGGCTGGGTGGAGCTGTCGTCGCGGCTGGGCCGGCTGGGGCTCGCGGCGTCGCTGGCGCCGGCCATCCGGCTGGCCGAAGAGGGCTTCCCGGCCAGTGACGACCTGGTGGCGGCGTTCCGTGCCAACGCCGCGGAGCTGGCCGGGGCCGAGGCCGCGCAGCCCATGCTCGCCGCGTCGCGCGCGGGCTCGACGGTGGTCCGCTCGCAGCTGGCCGCGACCCTGCGGCTGGTCGCCGACGGCGGGCGGGCGGCGTTCTACGAGGGCGGGCCCGGCCGGGCCGTCGCCGACGCCGTCGGAGGCGCCATCACGCCCGACGACCTGCGGCGCAGCCAGGCCGACTGGGTCGAGCCGCTGTCCGCCGACGTGTGGGGCGCCACCGGCTGGACCGTCCCGCCGAACTCGCAGGGCTACCTGGCCGTCGGCGCCTGCGCGGTGCTGGAACGGCTGGGCTGGACCGACGACCCCGGCGACCCGCAGTCGTGGCACCTGCAGATCGAGGCGCACCGGGCGCTGGCCGCCGAGCGCGACGCCGTCGTCGTCGACCCCGGCCGGGTCCCGGTCGACATCGGCCGGCTGCTCGACCCGGCCCGCCTCGACGCCGTCGCCGCCTCCGTCGACCCCGCGGCGGCTCGCGACCGGCACGCGCCGGCGCTCGCGGCGGGCGGCACGGCCTACCTGTGCGTGGTCGACGGCGCCGGCATGGGCGTCTCGCTGATCCAGTCCAACTTCCACGGCATCGGCTCGCTGGTCGGCGCCGGGTCGGCGGGCTTCCTGCTGCACGACCGCGGCCGCGGCTTCACGCTCGTCGAGGGCCATCCCGGCGAGCTGGCGCCCGGACGGCGGCCGCTGCACACGCTGTCGCCGACGCTGTGGACCCGCGGCGACCGGCTGGCCATGGTCCTGGGCACCCGCGGCGGCCATGTGCAGCCGCAGCTGGTCCAGCAGCTGGCGACGTTCGTGCTGGGCGCGGGGCTCGACCCCGACGAGGCGCAGGCGCGGCCGCGCTGGACGGTCGAGCCCTCGCCCGTGGCGCCCGGCCTGCCGGTACCGGCCGGGTCGCGGGTGCGGGTCGAGCCCGACGTCCCCGCCCGCGTCGTCGACGGCCTGCGCAAGCGCGGCCACCAGGTGCGTCCCACCGAGGGGCCGCAGTCCGGCTGGGGTCCGGTGTCGGTCATCCAGGTCGACGACGGCGCCGGCTGGCGGCTGTCCGCGCGCGACCCCCGGGTCGCCACGACGGCGGTCGCGACGGCCTGACCCCGGGTTACGTTAGGGAGATCATGAGCACGCCACCGCCGCCGCCCCCGCCGTCGCCGCAGCCGGCCCGGTCCCCTTCCAGCGCCGCGCCCTGGCAGATCGCGACCGTCGTGGCGCTGGCCGTCGGCCTGATCATCGCCGGGCTCGTCTACGTCGTCATGGACCAGCGCGCCGACGACCTGCGGGCCGAGCGCGACGACGCCCGCCGGCAGCTGGCCGAGGCGCAGGAGGAGTCCGAGGGCGGGTCCGGTGGACTCGGCGGGCTCGAGGACCTGCTGGGCGGCGAGGACGGCCTGGGCGGTCTCGAGGACCTGCTCGGCGGGCTCGGCGACCTCGAGGGCATGGGCGACGTCGACCCGATCCTGTTCGAGTGCCTCGGCGCCGGCGGGCTCGGCCTGGGCGGCGGGGGCGAATCCATCCCCGACGGCGACGTCGAGACGCAGGTCGCCGCCATCGCGCAGCTGGTCGAGGAGGAGCGCGGGCTGCCCGCCGGCGACGACGTCGACATCGAGTTCGTGAGCCTCGACGAGGTGCAGCGGCGCGCCGTCGAGATCACCCGCGAGGACCTCGACCCCGAGCGGGCCGCCGTCGACTCCCGGCTGCTGGCCGCGCTGGGCGCCGTCGAGCCCGGCACCGACCTCGCCCAGGCGCAGCTCGACGCGCTCGACGCCGGGGTGGGCGGGTTCTACGACCCCGAGACGCACCAGCTGGTCATCGGCTCCGAAGAGATGGACGGCATGGGCGCGTTCATCACCGCGCACGAGCTGGTGCACGCCCAGGCCGACGCCGCGCTGGGCCTGCCGGACCAGGAGGCCATCGCGACCGAGTCCGGGTCCGACGCCGCCTACGCCGCGCTCAACGCCACCGAGGGCGACGCGTCGCTCTACAGCCAGCAGTTCATAGGCCAGCACCTGCCGCTGGACCAGCTGCTCGAGCTGCAGGAGCTGTCCGGGCAGACGAGCGCCGACCTCGACGGGCTGCCGCACTTCATCGCCCGCCAGCTCGAGTTCCCCTACGTCGAGGGCCTGACGTTCACCTGCGACGTGTTCCTCGACGGCGGCTGGGACGCGGTCGACGCGACGTACGACCAGGTGCCGGCGACGACCGCGCAGATCCTGTTCCCGGACCGGTACCGCGCCGGCGAGGCCGCCGTCGACGTCCGCGACCCCGCCGGGCCGGGCGAGGCGTGGCAGGAGCTGCGCTCGGACACGTTCGGCGCGGCCGACCTGCTGTTCCTGCTCGAGGCGCCCGGCGACGACGAGTCGGTGGCGCGGTCGGACCCGAAGGAGCTGGCCGCGGCCTGGGCCGGCGGCGAGGTGACGGTGTGGGGCGACGGCGACCGGACCGCGGTGGCTCTCGTGCTGGCCGACCGTGGTGACGAGGGCGCGGCGCCGCTGTGCGAGACCGTCACCGACTTCTACGCCGCCGCGTTCCAGGACGCCGACGCCGCCGAGGAGGGCGGCCGGACGGTGTTCACCGGCCCCGATCAGTCCGCGGTCGTCGCCTGCTCCGGCTCCGAGGTCGCGCTGGGCATCGGCCCCGACGCCCAGACCGCCGCGGCCGCCGTCAGCTGACCGCCTGGAGATGAGGCGTGGGTTGCGGTGCTGTCGCCGGGGCGACAGTGCCGCCACCCGCCAGGTACGGCGATCTCGCGGCGCGGCGGGCCGACGCTGGGTCACCGTGCGGCGATCGCTGCGGTATCACTGCGGAATCGATGCGGCAACACTGTCGTGTCCACGACAGTGACCTCACATCGTCGGCGCAGCGATCCCACACCGATTGCCCGCGCGACACAACAGGAGCGCGCCGCGCCGCCGGCCGATCCCCGGCGAGGCACCACGACGCCTGGCGATGTCCGCGACCGGGACCCACCGATCGGGTCGAGGCCCCCATCTAGAGGAGCGCGGCTGGGGAGTGGGAGAAGGTCAGGCGGTGAGGCGCTTGGCCGCGGCGTCGATGCGCTCGTCGGTCGCCGTCAGGGCGATACGCACGTGCGAGCCGCCGGCGACGCCGTAGAAGGCGCCCGGCGCGGCCAGGATGCCGCGGTCGGCCAGCCGGCCGACGGTGTCCCAGCACGGCTCGTCGCGGGTCGCCCACAGGTACAGCCCGGCCGTCGAGTGGTCGATGCGGAACCCGGCGCCCACCAGCGCGTCGCGCAAGACGTCGCGGCGGCGGGCGTAGCGCTCGCGCTGCTGCTCGACGTGGGCGTCGTCGTCGAGGGCGGCCGCCATGGCGGCCTGGACCGGCGTGGGGACCATGAGGCCGGCGTGCTTGCGCACCTCGAGCACCCGCTCGACCAGGGCGGGGTCGCCGGCGACGAACCCGGCGCGGTAGCCGGCCAGGTTGGAGCGCTTCGACAGCGAGTGCACGGCGAGCAGGCCGTCGAGCGACCCGCCGTTGACGGCGGGGTCGAGGACCGAGACCGGCCGCTCCTCCCAGCCCAGCTCGAGGTAGCACTCGTCGGAGGCGACGACGGCGCCGCGCTCGCGCGCCCAGTCGACCACCTTGGCCAGGTGCGCGGCCGGCAGTACACGGCCGTGCGGGTTGGCCGGCGAGTTCACCCAGATCAGGCCGACGCGACGCGGGCCGAGCGCGGTGACGGAGTCGCTGGCGACGGGGTCCGCCCCGGCCAGGCGGGCGCCGATGTCGTACGTCGGGTAGGCCAGCTCGGGGAAGACGACGGCGTCGCCGGGGCCCAGGCCGAGCAGCGTCGGCAGCCAGGCCACCAGCTCCTTCGACCCGATGGTCGGGATGACCGCGCCGGGGTCGAGACCCGGTGCGCCCGCGCGGCGGGCGAGCCAGCCCACGGCCGCCTCACGCAGCGCGGCCGTGCCCAGCGTGGTCGGGTAGCCCGGGGCGTCCGCAGCCGCGCTCAGAGCGGCGCGGACGACCTCGGGCGTGGGGTCGACCGGCGTGCCGACCGAGAGGTCGACGATGCCGTCGGGGTGAGCCGCCGCCCGCTCGCCGTACGGGACCAGGGAGTCCCACGGGAAGTCGGGCAGCCGCGGCTGCGGTGGCACTCCCTGCGGCCTGATCAATGCCCCTCGTGCTCCTGCGGGGGCAGCGCCGAGATGACGGCGTGGTCCTTGTCGATGGCGCCGAGCTTGGCGGCGCCGCCGGGCGAGCCGAGGTCGTCGAAGAACTCCGCGTTGGCCTGCGTGTAGTCCTTCCACTCGCCGGGCACGTCATCCTCGTAGAAGATGGCCTCGACGGGGCAGACCGGCTCGCACGCACCGCAGTCGACGCACTCATCCGGGTGGATGTAGAGCATCCGCTCGCCCTCGTAGATGCAGTCGACCGGACACTCCTCGACACAGGCGAGGTCCTTGAGGTCGACGCAAGGCTGCGCGATGACATACGTCACGGCGGTGTCCTCCTATCGCAAGCCGTTCCGGTACCGGTTCGGCTACTCACTCGTGCTCAGCCCTAGTATCGCGGGTGCCCTGAGTCCATCGTGCACCAAGGTCAGCCTATGAGACAGCCCAGTACGCATCAGAACCCGTCCGACCTGGTCGGACGGCGTGTCGTCGTGCGCTACCGCCTGCACGGCGGGCAGTACGGCGCCACGGACGTGCTCGGCGTGCTCGAGTCGGCCGGCGACGTGCTGCGGATACGGCCGACGCGCGGCGGCGAGGTCGTCGCCGTGGCCGCCACCGACGTCGTCGCCGTCAAGGAGATCCCCGAGCTCACGGTGACCCGGCGCGAGGTCCGCGACCTCGAGGGCGCCGCGCTGCACGGCTGGCGGGCGCTCGAGACCGAGTGGCTCGGCGGCTGGCTGCTGCGCGCCTCGCGCGGCTTCACCGGCCGGGCCAACTCCGTCATGCCGCTGGACGACCCCGGCCTGCCGCTCGGCGACGCCGTCGCCCGGGTCGAGGACTGGTACCGGGCGCGGGGGCTGGTTCCGGCGTTCCAGGTGCCGGAGCCGCTGGGGCGCTCGCTCGGGCCGGTGCTGGACGGGCGCGGCTGGCCGGCGTTCGAGGACAGGACGTTCGTCATGGTCGCGCCGGTGTCCGTGGTGCTCGGCGCCGAGCGGGCCGGGCTGCCCGCGGTGCGCGTCGACGACCGTCCCGACGACGACTGGCTGGCCGGCTACCACTACCGCGGCGGAGACCTGCCCGCTCACGCCGTCGACGTCCTGGTCAACGCGGCGACCGCCGGGTTCGCCTCGGTGGACGACGACGGGGTCCGGGTCGCCATCGCGCGGGGCGCCGTGAGCGACTCGCCGGGCGGACGGCGCTGGCTCGGCGTGACGGCGGTCGAGGTGGCGCCGTCGGCCCGTCGGCGCGGGCTGGGCGGCCACATCGTCGCCGGGCTGGCGGCGTGGGCGGCCGGGCACGGCGCGACCGACGTGTACCTGCAGGTCGCCGAGCCCAACGAGCCGGCCCGTGCGACATATCGCAAGGCCGGCTTCGCCGAGCACCACGCGTACCACTACCGCCGGCTGCGCTGACCGCTCCGCTGGTGCGGGCCGCGCGGCCGGGTCACTCGCCGTCCTCGCCGCCCTCGTCACCGCCGCCACCGCTGCCGTTGCCCTCGCCGGGGTCGGGGCCGCAGATGACGCGGTGGTTCGGGTTGTAGGTCCACGGGTCCGACTCGTCCTTGACCAGCGTGCCCTCGAGGTCGAACACCTGGCGGAACGAGGTGATGTCGAAGCCCTGGCTGCCGCCCTGAGCGGAGCAGTTGTCCGACGTGTCGTAGATGGTCTGCGGCGACGTGAAGTTGGACCGTTCCGAGACCGAGGTCTCGACCCGGTAGTACTCCGTGCTCCAGATCTTCACGTTGAGCACGCCGCTGTTGCCGGGCGTGCTGCGCGTGAAGCTGGTGTCGACGACCACGCCGTACGGGGTGTCGTTCTTGAACCGCATGTCCTTCGAGCCCCAGGCGACCGTGGCCTCCTGGCCGATCGGGTAGCGGTCGAAGTAGATCGAGTGCGGGTGGTGCTCGACGTCCTCGAGGCCGGCCAGGAACG
This genomic window contains:
- the fdxA gene encoding ferredoxin, which gives rise to MTYVIAQPCVDLKDLACVEECPVDCIYEGERMLYIHPDECVDCGACEPVCPVEAIFYEDDVPGEWKDYTQANAEFFDDLGSPGGAAKLGAIDKDHAVISALPPQEHEGH
- the dapC gene encoding succinyldiaminopimelate transaminase; protein product: MPPQPRLPDFPWDSLVPYGERAAAHPDGIVDLSVGTPVDPTPEVVRAALSAAADAPGYPTTLGTAALREAAVGWLARRAGAPGLDPGAVIPTIGSKELVAWLPTLLGLGPGDAVVFPELAYPTYDIGARLAGADPVASDSVTALGPRRVGLIWVNSPANPHGRVLPAAHLAKVVDWARERGAVVASDECYLELGWEERPVSVLDPAVNGGSLDGLLAVHSLSKRSNLAGYRAGFVAGDPALVERVLEVRKHAGLMVPTPVQAAMAAALDDDAHVEQQRERYARRRDVLRDALVGAGFRIDHSTAGLYLWATRDEPCWDTVGRLADRGILAAPGAFYGVAGGSHVRIALTATDERIDAAAKRLTA
- a CDS encoding peptidase inhibitor family I36 protein produces the protein MTGRRLLATLVGAATTVLTATGGAYAGDAADDPPTGPLAAEMAAALEQQPGGVQVSDNAMAWDDGAVVVVWPNPGDAAAPLGLGANVRHEVAEALGLADDAQARGSDVEPRGTHLSCPVDYYCFYTSMNWDGARYQFSSTCSGSAASWGFDNNTSSWANRNLDKRINAYDSSGGTLLWTMGAGRTSAYVGTANDNRMSAWTCSPA
- a CDS encoding RNA polymerase sigma factor; its protein translation is MSSLPAAPPDDQHLWSRARQGDPAAFGELFTRHSTVVYNYCFRLTGSWKTAEDLTSVVFLEAWRKREDVTDGAGFVPWLLGLASKVAGNSTRAVRRHRRLLAKLPPAVIAGGAADAVPHTNGTGPATDGVPADAEARAEDERRMKQILRVFRRLPKQEQEVLALCVWGERTFAEAAVALGIPVGTVRSRLARARAHMERLTEAAATKSAEPRSGPRPEGAHHS
- a CDS encoding gamma-glutamyltransferase family protein — encoded protein: MTGGVVATPHTLSTRAGVQILQAGGNAVDAAIAACAVQGVVAPETCGIGGDLFALVHRPGDAAPLTLNASGRAGSGVDAAALRAAGHHEIPRGDAGAIPVPGCVDGWVELSSRLGRLGLAASLAPAIRLAEEGFPASDDLVAAFRANAAELAGAEAAQPMLAASRAGSTVVRSQLAATLRLVADGGRAAFYEGGPGRAVADAVGGAITPDDLRRSQADWVEPLSADVWGATGWTVPPNSQGYLAVGACAVLERLGWTDDPGDPQSWHLQIEAHRALAAERDAVVVDPGRVPVDIGRLLDPARLDAVAASVDPAAARDRHAPALAAGGTAYLCVVDGAGMGVSLIQSNFHGIGSLVGAGSAGFLLHDRGRGFTLVEGHPGELAPGRRPLHTLSPTLWTRGDRLAMVLGTRGGHVQPQLVQQLATFVLGAGLDPDEAQARPRWTVEPSPVAPGLPVPAGSRVRVEPDVPARVVDGLRKRGHQVRPTEGPQSGWGPVSVIQVDDGAGWRLSARDPRVATTAVATA
- the dapD gene encoding 2,3,4,5-tetrahydropyridine-2,6-dicarboxylate N-succinyltransferase, which codes for MTDERRAWGFGLATIAADGTILDVWYPSPALGKPPISSDDAHIELRDLEGEDLDRGVRRTVVETVADLDAPPADAQDAYLRLHLLSHRLVQPHGLNLDGVFGVLSNVVWTNHGPCAVDGFERTRVRLQRRGPVTVYGIDKFPRMVDYVVPAGVRIADGDRVRLGAHLAAGTTVMHEGFVNFNAGTLGSSMVEGRISAGVVVGDGSDVGGGASIMGTLSGGGKETITVGQGCLIGANAGIGISLGDGCVVEAGCYVTAGTKVGLPDGRVVKAMELSGRDGLLFRRNSVSGAVEALARSGDWGGLNAVLHAN
- a CDS encoding GNAT family N-acetyltransferase, whose protein sequence is MRQPSTHQNPSDLVGRRVVVRYRLHGGQYGATDVLGVLESAGDVLRIRPTRGGEVVAVAATDVVAVKEIPELTVTRREVRDLEGAALHGWRALETEWLGGWLLRASRGFTGRANSVMPLDDPGLPLGDAVARVEDWYRARGLVPAFQVPEPLGRSLGPVLDGRGWPAFEDRTFVMVAPVSVVLGAERAGLPAVRVDDRPDDDWLAGYHYRGGDLPAHAVDVLVNAATAGFASVDDDGVRVAIARGAVSDSPGGRRWLGVTAVEVAPSARRRGLGGHIVAGLAAWAAGHGATDVYLQVAEPNEPARATYRKAGFAEHHAYHYRRLR